TCGGGATCGCTGAGCGCAAGCACGCGTCGACGTGGGTGCATAAATTGAAGAAGCCACCTCTAGGTTATGGTTTGTGAGATCGCTGAGGTCGCCATTAACGATTCGAGAGTTTCAGTTTGGAGATAAACATGAGACGCCCGGGTTGATCCGTCGTGATGAAACAAAAGTGCAAGTGCACCATTTCAGTTCGATTGTTAACATTTCGAATTGCTGGAAATGCAGAGACGATCCGATTAGTAAGTGTACTACACTCTCCCCTGTATCGGCATTATGTTCCTGAATCCTGAATAGTTCAACAGAGAAGCCTGAAAAGGTTGAACCCAAACATTTCAGCTCGATTCCTTGGATTGGTCGACTTTGTTTTTGTGCAGTAAAACAGAGAGCGTTCTCGTGGACCGAGTGGTTGAGATCTGACGCGGTTAAATTTTGTGCAGTTTGGGTGATTTTGATCCAGTATTTTCTCAAATATCTGTACAAAAGCTGGGCCTAGATTGTTGGTGGCCTGTTTCAATCAGCTTGGGCCTTACATGGCTCCAGTGCATGCTAAAATCATCCAATCTCCACGGCAAATCACGGGTAAATGTATTTTCACGTGCTTTTAGTGGGAGACAATGTACCCGTCGTCAGCGGGGTGCCCGTGGTAACTTCGTTATTCTAGAATTTGCCAGCGATCTTCGGAGGTGCTCATCGGATAGGGTTTGCGTGCGTGTATTCTCAGGAGGAGTGTGGGTGCGTTGTGAGCGTCTGCGTTGTCCtgtgttctaaaaaaatgtattttcatgTCTCGGTTAGATATACATTTATTTCTTGCTTGtcacataaataattattaaaatagaaaCTCCAAACAATTTgacaatatagattaatatgaaatatatcactaaaaatatacaagttcaaatttgacttgtacaaattataacaaaaattaacaaatttaACCCTGAATGTGTCCAtactagttttatttatttttttttacaacttacAGAGCGTAAATTTGAACCTGCAAGTTTGTGGAGTgacatatatcatattatccatcctatcatttgttttcagaaacttttgatgactatttatgtgacttgcaaaaaaaaagaatgttcAATCGagagataaaaatttatatcaaaatcatgTTGTTACAGTGAGCATGAACACTATGCAGTAGCAGCATATTGTTACATCAATTCTGTCATACAAGAAAATTGTATCATTCGGTTGGATATCATATCTAGGTTTGTTTAAGTTGGGCTTGGCTTAGTTAGCCCGACCTAACTCAATTCGAAAAAGCCTGAGCCCGGCCCAACCTGCACTCGTCCATGCCTTGCCCTAGGCATTGAAGTTCAAAGGaccaaaatttatgaaaagcCCGAGAAAGCAGGTGTTCGAGCTGGGCTGAGCTTTAAATTAATGTGCAAATTCAAACTTGGGTTTCTTGGTCATGCTTTTTTCCATGCCCAACCTATGTTTGAAGGGGCATGCCATCTCCCCATTATACTACTCCGTCAGgtccaaaatataaccatttgtATGCTGTTTGACATGACAAAATAGGaatcaaaatatttcttcCAAGGCACTTCAGtgatcaatttttataatcatgcaataagttggatttttttctagGCATCTGATTGGCACTGAAATCATTCGGATGATTAAAATTAGTAGAGAAATCCTAGAGATACTTATAGTTTAGAACAAGGAGTAATTATAAACTAGATGCAATTTCCAGCTCGTCGAGTACTAGTCGCTACATAAAAGGGAAAGGAACGTAGCAAACATGACTATACAAGACTACTTGAGCGGATTGATTACACATTTACACGCATCGACTCGGCAATCAAACCGGCTCAACCATTTCAACTCTTCATGGATCGTATTTATAGCTCCGCTGGGGTAGCACCCTCAGCACCATGCTGGGAGATTAGCGTAACATTAGCGTCTAGGTTCCCTCCTTGCGTTGTTTCTCCTGGGGTTCCTGCTAGTCTTGGGGGTTTCGGTCTAGCCGTATACAATGTGTATGAACACCTTTTTCTCTAATATATTAGGGTGCAAATCTTTTAGACGTTCGAGAAAAATAGTGAGTACATGTACACCGAAAATATTTCCAACCATAGGTTGTATACACACTCATTTGTTTATGTAAATTGAATAGTtattaaatagattaaaaattatgataagataaattaatatgagatatattatTTCACAACATAccatatcaaaatcaacttatgtaacaaaaacaatttaattGTGAATGCACATATACTAATTTCAGTTTAgttagttatttttgttataaccTTCATATTTATGAAGTGGTACACATATTAATTCagctttattatttttgtaatttggaGAAAATGAATGGGTATCCCATTAAGGCATAGaaaatccatcaacaacactCAGGTTCGGATCATCAAATCTATCAGAAGAATTCAGAAGAGCAAAAGCACATGGGGCCAAGGCGGCCGAGATCGCAGCCACAAGAAACAAACACACAAACCGACATCAACCGACCAACCGTTAGCGAAGCGATCAAGCGAACAATCCAATCCCTGCAGATAGATGTATGTACGAGATTGGTCACCGGAGATATCAACTCAACCGACGCCGCCCGAATCAGAGAACACATCCTCCCGCGCGGTGGTGGTCACGGCAACGAGGTCCACCGTCAGGTCGAGCGTTTCAGTGAGTTCCAGCAAGCCGTACATTAGCTCGGTGATGGCGAGGTCTTCCACCCACGGAGAGTGGTCGTCCCCTCCCAGCACCTCCAggatctcggcggcggcgctcatgTGGACGCGGGCGGTCTCCAGCCGGTCGTGCACACGCTTGGCGATCTCGGAGCCCTTTTGGAGCAGGAAGTGGACGAGCCACACGCGGGAGTCGAAGTCGTCGACGGagtggagcggcggcggcgcccactCTCTGGGCGCTTTGCCTATGGGAGCTAGGTTGCAGGCCGCGCCCATGTTGGCGATGGCGAGGCCGACCTGCGTCGAGGCTGCCTCCAGCCCGCGCAGCATCTCCTCCATGCCGGCCATATCAGACCTCGCCTGCCCGTCGGGGGCATCGAGCAGCCCGCGGAGAAGCTCCTGGAGGTTGAGGCAGTGCCCCTCCGCCATGACCACGCGCCGCTGGAACAGCGCTTCCCAGGTGAcatccggctccggctccgcctccgcctccatctctctctctctctctggatTGTCTCGAACCTCCTAATCTGCGGCTGCGAAGTGCTCGTTCATGAGGCCTCGAAAGTTCCAATGATCCGAGTTAAATAGCCGCAAACGTTAAACCTGAAACTGCCAGCTTGACAAGTGGGTCAGAACATATGTGGACCCCGGGGTTCAGTGAGAGTTCGAGGAGTCCCGTCACGAGCCCAATGTTTCACTTATCATTTTGTAATCCCAAACCGCACCAGCAACATCATGATTATCGGTAATAATACTATAAAAacaatacaaatttaaatttttgaatagaaTTATCGTGGTTTTGGCGCTCAGTAGGGGGCGATTATTACTGTGGCTTTTTCAAAACAATAATTACAGTGGTGTTCGTTGAGATTGGTAATCACGATTTTACGTAAAAACCGTATGATATTATCGTGATATACGTTATAATTATCCTGATATATCACtatatcttttttaagttttgttttttaaaattttaaattctcatGATATTTACTTAACTTACTGTTATCGTGTCGTGGTGATGTAAATGATTATCACGATAATCATCATGATTATCACGATGTTACGAAACCCGGAATTCACACTATacgcaacattttttttttgcccataTCCATAACGGATTGTTCATCCCCTCCGTCTCCGTCCGAGAAGTAGCTCGCCAAGTCGCCCAATTCACTGTGTCTTCTCACCCAAGGTACCCAGATATCCTCGCAAAAATCCCGCGCCTCGCATCCTTATAACGAGTCCCCCACCTTCTTTTCTACACCGCCATCacacgcagcagcagcgcacAGAGGGAGAGAGCTCGTGGGAATGGATGGACCGCGGCTTGAGCGGATGGCGCTGATGGTGCCGGAAATTCTCCTGGTCGTCGCCACCTCGGAAGGGGTCCTCACCAGCATCGAGCGCGCCTTCAGCCTGTTCGAGGAGGACGCCTCCGATTCGAGCTCGAGCAGCACTGATGGCAGCGAGGACAGCTTCGACTTCGATGTCCTCGTGGAGAGCACGTACAAccccggcagcggcgacgccggcgagcacaGTTTTGACTTTGAGTTCTCCGTGGATAGCAGTGGCGAGGCCAGCTTCGGCCCTGGGGCCCCCTTGGATACCACCGGTGACGAGCAGTACCAGTACACCTTCCTCGTCCCCATGGACACCAGCGGCAATGTCGAACACGCTGACGACCACGGGGAGGCCAGCAATGTCACCCCTGACCACGAGTGGCACAAGGCCGGCAGCATCGACTACTGGGCCGACACCCTCGCCAGCGCGCTCGCCCCCGACGGGCTCCTCACCTCCGCCCACCGCGAGATCACGCGCCTCGTCACGCTCCACGGAGTGGCCGTCCGCTTGCTGAACCTCTGCGTCTCCCCGCatggcgacgaggcggcgtgGAAGAGGTGGAGGGGGCACCGCGAGGCCGTCGTCCTCCGTGCCCACGACGCGCTACTGAAGCTGAGCTCTGCCACgtcggccaccgccgcggccgagGACTTCCTCCGCCTGAGATCCGTCTTGTCCCCTCACCGGAGCGATTGGCCATCGGAGGCGAAGCGGCTCGTGTGCGACGCCAGGCGCGACGTCGACGAGGCGTGGGACGCGGTGATGCTGATGCGCGACGCCGCGGCGCGTCAGTTCTTCGAGACCTGGATGATCCTGAAAGCATCGCAGCCGCTGCAGCGCAGGCCAGTCGCTTATCGAATCGACCCCCTCTATTAGTTTTTCTGCTAGTGCAATGCTGCAATCCCCCAGGCCCCAGGATATCCAATCCTACCGACTCACTGATTAGCTTCCTGTCGGTGGATTTCACGGAGGAATTCGTCCTTTCTTCTCTGTAAAACATGATCATTTGATTCGCTGGTCAACTTTTGCTTGAACAAATTTTGTTAGGATATATCAATTCAGTCACATTGGTTTCTGAAACTTTGCATGTTGAGTATGTTCGCTCCTGATGCAACAGTTATTCACCAATCACCATCTAGAATTGCACTTGATTAGTTGAAAATTTCGGCGATTCGGCCTGACGCTAATTCGACTGGAGATGGCGGGGATGACAAATGCAAACGCCGCAATTGATTCTTCCTGGTTAAAGAACACAGCTCATTCGATCCGACAGGCGACAAGCATGCACCGACATCCAACCGGAGGGTTGACATTCTCCTGTTCGTCAACGGCAGTCGTGGTAGCCATGAAGCGTAGGCAAGTTAACCATTTCGCCACTGGACCTTGGACTCTCTACATATACTAAACTTGTGGTATTCTCTGTTCAAACAAATTCCCCGTCCAAATCTCGAGCTCCCCTTTGCTTCGATTTGAAGAAGTTCAGGATAGTTTAGTACTACtagggaaaatatttttgaaagttCCCGAGCATGGACACGGAAGAGAGGTCCAAGAAGAGGCTGCTGCTATGGAGCAGAGCCGTCGTCCACTTCTCCCTCTGCTTCGCCTTCGGCGTCTTCgccgccctcgtgccgcct
This is a stretch of genomic DNA from Oryza brachyantha chromosome 1, ObraRS2, whole genome shotgun sequence. It encodes these proteins:
- the LOC121055129 gene encoding uncharacterized protein LOC121055129, which encodes MMLLEVRDNPEREREMEAEAEPEPDVTWEALFQRRVVMAEGHCLNLQELLRGLLDAPDGQARSDMAGMEEMLRGLEAASTQVGLAIANMGAACNLAPIGKAPREWAPPPLHSVDDFDSRVWLVHFLLQKGSEIAKRVHDRLETARVHMSAAAEILEVLGGDDHSPWVEDLAITELMYGLLELTETLDLTVDLVAVTTTAREDVFSDSGGVG
- the LOC102721974 gene encoding uncharacterized protein LOC102721974, producing MDGPRLERMALMVPEILLVVATSEGVLTSIERAFSLFEEDASDSSSSSTDGSEDSFDFDVLVESTYNPGSGDAGEHSFDFEFSVDSSGEASFGPGAPLDTTGDEQYQYTFLVPMDTSGNVEHADDHGEASNVTPDHEWHKAGSIDYWADTLASALAPDGLLTSAHREITRLVTLHGVAVRLLNLCVSPHGDEAAWKRWRGHREAVVLRAHDALLKLSSATSATAAAEDFLRLRSVLSPHRSDWPSEAKRLVCDARRDVDEAWDAVMLMRDAAARQFFETWMILKASQPLQRRPVAYRIDPLY